The Halobacillus ihumii genomic sequence AGCTTGTACAGGATAGGTGGGAGCCTGAGAAACCGGAGCGCTAGCTTCGGTGGAGGCGCTGGGGGGATACCACCCTGGCTGTACGGACATTCTAACCCAGGACCGTGATCCGGTTCGGAGACAGTGTCAGGTGGGCAGTTTGACTGGGGCGGTCGCCTCCTAAAGAGTAACGGAGGCGCCCAAAGGTTCCCTCAGAATGGTTGGAAATCATTCGCAGAGTGTAAAGGCACAAGGGAGCTTGACTGCGAGACTTACAAGTCGAGCAGGGACGAAAGTCGGGCTTAGTGATCCGGCGGTACCGTATGGAAGGGCCGTCGCTCAACGGATAAAAGCTACCCCGGGGATAACAGGCTTATCTCCCCCAAGAGTCCACATCGACGGGGAGGTTTGGCACCTCGATGTCGGCTCATCGCATCCTGGGGCTGTAGTCGGTCCCAAGGGTTGGGCTGTTCGCCCATTAAAGCGGTACGCGAGCTGGGTTCAGAACGTCGTGAGACAGTTCGGTCCCTATCCGTCGTGGGCGTTGGAAATCTGAAAGGAGCTGTCCTTAGTACGAGAGGACCGGGATGGACACACCGCTGGTGTACCAGTTGTTCCGCCAGGAGCATCGCTGGGTAGCTACGTGTGGACGGGATAAGTGCTGAAAGCATCTAAGCATGAAGCCCCCCTTGAGATGAGATTTCCCCTTACGCCAAGTAAGTAAGATTCCTCAGAGACGATGAGGTCGATAGGTCCGAGGTGGAAGCGTGGTGACACGTGGAGCTGACGGATACTAATCAATCGATGACTTAACTATANAGCCCCCCTTGAGATGAGATTTCCCCTTACGCCAAGTAAGTAAGATTCCTCAGAGACGATGAGGTCGATAGGTCCGAGGTGGAAGCGTGGTGACACGTGGAGCTGACGGATACTAATCAATCGATGACTTAACTATAAGGAAAACGTCCACATTGACTGTTTGATAACTTGAGTGTCTTATCCAGTTTTGAAGGTTTACCCTTCTTTATAAAATGATGTGGTGGCGACAGCGAAGAGGTCACACCTGTTCCCATGCCGAACACAGCAGTTAAGCTCTTCAGCGCCGATGGTAGTCGGGTCGATCCCCGTGAGAGTAGGACGCGGCCACGTCATTTATATTAATTTATTATGGGAACCAAATAAAGGTTCACCCACATTATCGCGGGGTAGAGCAAGACCGAAAAACTTCTTGCTAAAACATCCCTGTAGGTCTTGCGACGAGCGTAGGCTTCCCCGAAGTCACTTACAACGTGAGGAGCAGTCTTACAAAAAATATTATGGGAACCAAATAAAGGTTCATCCACATTATCGCGGGGTAGAGCAGTCTGGTAGCTCGTCGGGCTCATAACCCGGAGGTCGCAGGTTCAAATCCTGCCCCCGCAACCAAAATACTTACAGTAACTTGAAACAATAGATCTCTTGAATGATTTAAAACCAGTTTTTAAAAGAACTGGTCCGGTAGTTCAGCTGGTTAGAATGCCTGCCTGTCACGCAGGAGGTCGCGGGTTCGAGTCCCGTCCGGACCGCCATTAACTTTAAATTTAACTTTCCAAGCCTTAGGAATACTTTCCTAAGGCTTTTCTTAATTATAATGATATTTTTCACTGAGTTTTTTAAATAGTAGCTTCCATTGGTATAATAAATATAACGATTGTTAACAGTGGAGGAATCTTACATGGATGAATTTTCTTTTATTGACTCAATTAAACCTGACAGCTATCGTCAATCCTCACTCATTAAAGGAATTGATGATGATGCTGCCGTTTTCCGTCAAAACACACGAGATATTGTCACGGCTGTAGATACAATGGTAGATGGTGTTCATTTTTCACGAGAAGCTATGGAACCTTATTATATTGGCTACCGAGCATTAGCAGCCAATATAAGTGATCTGGCTGCTATGGGTGCAGAGCCTGTTTTTTTCATGGTGTCGATTGTTATCCCCTCTGATTGGGAGGAACAAGAACTGAGAGAAGTATATCGTGGAATGAATTCTCTTGGTGATGAGTATCGGATGGACATGATTGGGGGAGATACGGTATCCGGGAAGGAATTCGTAATCTCCATTACAGTGTTCGGATATGTGGAAAGAAACAAGGCGAGATATCGTACAGCTGCTCTCCCCGGGGATATACTTTTTGTTACGGGGACATTGGGTGACTCGAGAGCTGGTCTTGAATGTATGAAAAAGAATATAAACAATGAGTATTTAATCAAAAGGCATTGTGAGCCAACCCCACGTGTTACTTTTGCCGAACAATTAAGTTCTCTCAAAAGAGTGGCATTAAACGATGTGAGTGATGGGATTGCCAGTGAAGGAAATGAAGTGGCTAGAGCTTCGTGTGTAGATCTACATATTACTTACGACTCAATTCCTTATCACTCTTCCGTAGCTGAGCTTTTTCCTGATCAATATCAAGGATGGTTCCTATCTGGCGGTGAGGACTTTGAGTTACTTGGTGCGGTTTCAGAGCATGAATGGCTGGAAGTTCAGCAAAAAGCTGAGGATATAAATTTAACAGTCACGAAAATTGGATATGTATCGGACGCCACAGAAGGCAAGGGTCTGGTATACTTAACCAAGGATGGACAGACTGAACGATTAGAAAAATCAGGGTACACACATTTGCAAGAAGGTCGTGATTAAGTGAAAAGATATGAATGGACGACAGACTCTGAAGGGGAGACGCTCCTCTTCTCGGAGGAGTTAGCTGAGCACCTAGCTCCAGGAGATGTGCTCACACTGGAAGGCGATTTAGGTGCTGGAAAGACAACTTTTACGAAAGGGCTTGCTAAAGGGCTGGGTGTCACACGGACGGTAAATAGCCCTACGTTTACCATTATAAAAGAGTACATGGGTAGACTTCCTTTATATCATATGGATGTGTATCGTCTTGAGGATAGTGATGAGGATTTAGGTTTTGAGGAATTTTTTGAAGGAGACGGAGTGACGGTTGTCGAGTGGTCTCAATTTATTAAGGAGTATTTGCCTGACGAAAGGTTAGATATTACAATCGAGTACCTGAGTGAGACGAAGCGGAGAATAAAGTTGCAGCCTTACTCTAACCATTTTGAAGAGATTTGTAAGGAGTTTAGAAAATGAATGTGTTAGCCATAGATACATCAAATTACGTAATGGGAATTGCCGTCATGAAAGATGGAGTCGTAACGGGTGAGTTTGTTACGAATATCAAAAAGAATCATTCTCTTCGCCTAATGCCGGCGATTGAACAGCTTATGAGCGAGACAGCTACTAAACCCGAAGAACTTGATCGCATTGCTGTTGCTCACGGGCCAGGTTCCTATACGGGGGTCAGGATAGGGTTAACAACAGCTAAGACGATGGCCTGGTCACTGAATATTCCGGCTGTCGGCATATCGAGTTTGGAAGCTGTGGCGAGACAAGGTGAGTTGTTCAATGGTTATGTTTGTCCTTTTTTTGATGCAAGAAGAGGACTCGTGTACACGGGCTTGTATGATGGAAACATGGAACTGGTTAAGGATGAGGTAAACATCCTGATGGAAGATTGGCTGGAACAGTTAAAAGGCATAGATAAGCCCGTTCTATTTTTAAGTCAGGATATACAGGGATTTAAAGAAATGATTATCGAAGTTCTTGGAGAACAGGCAGTTATTCCAGGCGCTGCTTTCCACTATGCTCGTCCCTCATTAATCGCGTTAGCAGGGGCAGAGAAAGAGCCAGATGGTATCCATGGACTTGTTCCTAACTATCTACGTTTACCAGAGGCAGAGGCTAAGTGGCTTGCGGAGCAGGAGAAGAAGTAAATGGTGATCATACGTGAGATGAAGGTTGAAGATATTGAGCAAGTTATGATAGTAGAGCATGCAACATTTGCTGTTCCCTGGACCAAAGATACATTTATGAATGAGGTTAACGGAGAGAATCCGTATGCCCACTACTTGGTAATTGAGCAGGATGGGGCGATTTTTGGCTATTGTGGTCTATGGCTGATTATTGATGAGGCCCATGTCACCAATATTGCGATCCATCCTGAATATAGAGGGAATAAATACGGAGAGCAGCTTTTTCGAAGGTCATTTGAAGAAGCGATAGAGATGGGTGCGATTCAATTGAGTTTAGAAGTGCGTGTTTCCAATACACCAGCTCAACATCTCTACCGTAAGTTTGGGCTTGTCCCTGGAGGCGTTCGGAAAAATTATTATACAGATAATGGCGAAGATGCATTAGTGATGTGGGTGGGATTAAAATGACGCAAGATCAATATGTATTAGCGATTGAAACAAGTTGTGATGAAACGGCCGTGGCCATTGTGAAAAATGAACGGGAGTTAGTAGCGAATGTGGTCGCTTCCCAAATTGAAAGTCATAAGAGGTTTGGGGGAGTGGTTCCTGAGATTGCCTCAAGACACCATATTGAACAAATCACACTAACTTTAGAGACAGCCTTGGAAGAGGGTGCTCTTAAGGCAGATGATATGAATGCGATCGCGGTTACAGAGGGCCCAGGTTTGGTGGGCGCGTTGCTCGTCGGAGTAAATGCGGCAAAGGCGCTGGCATTTGCAAAAGAAAAACCGCTTATCGGAGTTCATCATATAGCCGGGCACATTTATGCTAATCGCTTAGAGAAGGAATTCACGTTTCCTTTACTGTCATTAGTAGTGTCAGGAGGCCATACTGAGCTGATCTTAATGAAGGAGCACGGATCCTTCGAAGTTATTGGCGAGACGAGGGACGATGCGGCAGGAGAAGCCTATGATAAAGTAGCTCGCACACTTAAGCTTCCTTACCCAGGTGGACCTCATATCGACAAGTTAGCGGCTGAAGGTGAAGAAGTAATTGACTTTCCGCGGGCCTGGCTGGAAGCAGATTCTTATGATTTCAGTTTTAGCGGGTTGAAATCTGCAGTTATCAACAAGTTGCACAATGCGAAGCAAAAGGGAGAGACTCTGAAACCTGAAGATGTAGCTGCAAGTTTCCAAGCGAGTGTCGTGGATGTGTTATCCACAAAAGCATATCGGGCAGCAAAAGATTATGGAATAAAACAAATCATTGTTGCTGGAGGTGTGGCAGCGAATCAGGGGTTGAGAAAAGCACTTCATGAGAAGTTTGAAGGAACTGATACGGATCTGCTGATTCCTCCCTTGCACTTGTGTACGGATAATGCTGCCATGATTGCTGCGGCGGGGGCTGTAGCTTTTAATCAGGGACATAGAGCGGGCTATGATTTGAATGCAAATCCTGCCTTAAGTTTAGAAAGATACGGTCAGCGAAAAGACAATGATTAGACATGATAAACTTTCCTTTGCGCGTCTGAAGGGAAGTTTATTTTTTGAAATAGGTTATACACAAATGCATATTTATACAGTGGATAAGTGTGGACAGAAAAAGATATTATTCAAATGATATCGTTACCATAATTGTGGATAACTTAGGCTGTTTTTGTGGATTGTGTGAATAAAGTTGTTGAGAACTGCTAAATCAATTTAGTATGAGTGAATAAGCTGTGGATATCTAAAAGTAACACATACGCCAATATACATTTAGATTGGGAATAAAAACCACCTCAGGTCATCCAGATTCTGGATGACCTGAGGTGGTAATTTTATGGGTTTTACACATGGAGTTGTTCCCATTCTTCCATGAGGGTTTCGATTTGTTGTTGGTAACTTTGATTACTTTCGGTGAGTTCAAGAGATTTCTCGTGATCTTGATAGACCTCGGGATCACATAATAAAGAATCAATTTCCTCAATTTTACTTTCGATTTCTTCAATTTGTTGTTCAATCTCAATAATTCTGCGTTGGCGCTTGCGTTCTTCCCGTTTGTTAGCCTTATCCTGTTGAAAACTATTCTTAGTTTGAGCTTCTTTATTATTCTCTGTAATTTGGTTGGCAGCTTCGGCCTCCTCAAGCTGTTGAAGCTCCAGCTCCTCTTGTTTCTTCTGAACAAAGTAATCATAATCACCGAGGAACGTGCGTGTTTCTTTCGGATGCATCTCAACAACTTGAGTGGCTATTTTGTTTATAAAGTAACGGTCGTGTGAAACAAACAGCAGTGTTCCCGGATAATCAATAAGAGCTGATTCAAGAACCTCTTTACTATCAAGGTCCAAATGGTTTGTCGGCTCATCGAGGATGAGGAAATTAGCTTCCTGCATCATAAGCTTAGCCAGAGATAAACGCGCCTTTTCTCCCCCACTTAAAGCAGAAACCGGCTTTAGCACATCGTCGCCGGAGAACAGGAAATTACCGAGTATCGTGCGAATATCTTTCTCATTTTTCAAAGGATAATCATCCCAGAGTTCGTTTAATACAGTTTTCCTTGAGTTCAACTTTGTTTGTTCCTGGTCATAGTAACCAATTTGAACATTGGTCCCAAGCGCCATTGTACCGCCTGCTTTTAATTCCCCAATTATGGTTTTGAGCAAAGTTGTTTTTCCGACGCCATTTGGTCCGACTAAGGCAACTGAATCTCCTCTTTGTAAACTTATAGATAAATGATCAAATAACAAAGGAGAATCAGGTTCATATCGGAAAGATAGATCATTTAGTTTCAACACATCATTTCCACTCTTCTTATTCACTTGAAAGCTGAAGGAAGCAGAGGATTGATCGATTTTCGGTTTATCGAGCTTGTCCATTTTTTCAAGCTGCTTTCTACGGCTTTGTGCCCGCTTACTAGTCGTGGCACGTACAATATTCTTCTGGATAAACTCTTCCATTCGCTTGATTTCCGACTGCTGCTTCTCAAAGTTCTTCAACTCAAGTTCATAATCGGCTTCTTTCTTTTGCAAATAATTACTGTAATTCCCGTGATATTTCTTTGAACCTTGATGGGCAATTTCATAAACCGTATTCACAATCTTATCTAAAAAGTACCGATCGTGGGAAACGATCACCACGGCCCCTTCATACCCTTGCAAATAACCTTCAAGCCAGGAAAGAGTTTCAATATCCAGGTGGTTGGTTGGCTCGTCCAGGATGAGAATGTCAGGTTTCGTTAATAGCAGTTTTCCTAGAGCTAGTCTTGTTTTCTGACCCCCGCTTAAGGAAGTGATCGGCGTATTCCAATCGAAGTCATGAAAATTCAATCCGTTGAGGACAGCTTTTATGTCTGCTTCATAATGATAGCCACCTGCGAGTTTAAAATAATCCTGGCGCTCATCGTAGCTTGACAGCAATTTCTGATAGGCCTCTTGATCATCAAGCAGGTCTGGATCTGCCATCTCTGTTTCCATGTTACGTAATTCTTTTTCAATCCCTTTTAAATGAGCAAATACCTTCTCCATCTCGTTCCAAATCGATTCCTCAGAATCCAATCCGGTATTTTGAGCTAAATACTCCATCGTCACATCTTTAGGCTTGAAAATATCCCCAGAGTCATAGCTCAATTCCCCAGCCATCATTTTTAACAGAGTACTTTTACCAGACCCATTTCGGCCCACAATAGCAATACGGTCATTCATTTGAACTTCCAGTTTAATATTCGATAAAATTAACTCAGCTCCAAAACGCTTCGTTAATTGATTTAATTGCATGAGAATCATGTCGTTTCACCTCAATGGATTAAGTGTATCTTATATGGGTCAAGAGTAGCAAGACGTGCAGCTTCTAGTTAAGGGGCGCCTCAACGACTTTGAGTTGATTTTTTGGTAGAATAAGAGTACTGTTTCATTAACTGATTTGGCAAAAAGGAGTTTGGACATGGCTGAATTTACTCATTTTAATGACCAGGGACGCGCCAGAATGGTCGATATATCCGAAAAAAATGATACGGTTCGGACAGCTGTAGCTAAGACAAGCGTGACTGTGAATGAATCGATTTATCAAAAAATAACCAACCAGACGATGGCAAAGGGTGACGTACTAGCTGTTGCTCAAATTGCCGGCATCATGGCAGCGAAAAAGACACCCGATTGGATACCGATGTGTCATCCGCTTTCGTTAAAAGGCATTGATGTTCGCTTTGATTGGCAAGTGGATAATGGCTATCAATTGCTGATCGAAGCAGAGGTGAAAACGAAAGGCAGTACCGGTGTAGAAATGGAAGCTTTAACCGCCGCTTCGGCAACGGCTTTAACAGTATATGACATGTGTAAAGCAGTGGATAAAGGCATGGTGATCGGGCCTACTTTTCTAGAGGAGAAAACAGGTGGAAAGAGCGGAGATTACCGGAGAGAAGACGGGTCGGGGAGGTAGAGAAATGGATGTAGAGCATACGAAGATTCCACAGGCAACAGCGAAGCGGCTGCCATTATATTATCGCTTTTTGAACAATCTGCATGGCCAAGGGAAGATGCGTGTCTCCTCAAAAGAGCTCAGCGAAGCTGTGAAAGTTGATTCGGCCACGATCCGCAGAGACTTTTCCTATTTCGGAGCCCTAGGGAAAAAGGGATATGGATATAATGTCGAATATTTGCTTTCCTTTTTCAGAAAGACACTGGATCAGGATGAGACGACTAAAGTTGCTCTAATAGGGGTCGGAAATCTAGGAACAGCCTTCTTGAACTATAATTTCACAAAAAACAATAACACTAAAATAGAGATAGCCTTCGATGCGAATTCGGACCGAATCGGAGAAGAAGTTGGCGGCGTGCCAGTTGAGCATATTGATAACTTAGAACAACATATGAAGGGGATAGATGTTGCGATCTTAACAGTTCCTGCTTCAGCAGCACAGGGAATTGCCGATAGACTGGTGAAAGCGGGAATATCAGGTGTGCTGAACTTTACGCCGGCTCGGATCACAGTACCCACAAGCGTCCGGGTTCATCATATAGACCTGGCTATTGAACTGCAGGCCCTTGTGTATTTTCTTAAGCATTATCCTTTAATAGAAGAAGAGTAAGCTCCTATTGTAATTTATCAACGTAAAGAGACCGCCCTTATGGAGGCGGTCTCTTTATACTTTCGGAATTACTTATTTATGAGAGCTTTGACACCGAGATACAGTAATGCCAGTGAGAAGACGATGATCGCAATTCCACCAATAATATTAAAGAAGCTGACGATTCCAGCGGTAATCACTGATGAGGTTGGTAAGTTGGCTAAGGCGAAACCTGCTAAAATACAGGCCAAGTAAAGCAAAGCTAAATGATTCATAGTAGCCCCTCCTTTTAGGATAGTGTATGAAAGTCACCCATTTTTGTGCCTGAACCTATAGTTTCTCAAGTTCCACTAAATGAGGTTAATGCTTGGTATGAAGGGGTATAGAGGGAATAGCTTAGATGTCTGGATAATGGAGGGAGGGGGAAGAATGAAGAAATTGCCCCACAAGTGGTTGGTTGTCGTTTCTGTGCTTTTTGGAACTTTTACAGTTATTTTAAACAACAGCATGCTTAATCCTACACTACCAAGGTTCATAGAAATTTTTAATTCTAATGCCGTGACGGTAGGGTGGATTTTGACGATATTCATGGTGTCGATGGGGATGACCATGCCGTTAACAGGCTACTTTGGAGATCGTTTTGGAAAAAAGAAGGTGTATGTAACGGGGTTATGCATCTTTATTGTGGGATCGTTATGTGGGGTATTCTCGCAATCACTAGGCATGATCATTTTCTCGAGGGCTATCCAGGGGATGGCCGGCGGGTTAATGATGCCCATCGCGATGGCCCTGATATTTAATTCATTTCCCCGCGAGGAGCGGGGACTGGCTGTAGGAGTGTATGGGGTAGCGGCCATGGTTGCCCCGGCAGTTGGGCCGACAGTCGGCGGCTTAATCATTCAATTTCTGGACTGGCCCTGGCTATTTGTTTTTAACATTCCATTTGGTCTTATAGGGCTTATTTTGTCTATGAAGTTTCTTGAACCGACGGAAACTAATCCAGAAAAACGCTTTGATTATATCGGATTTATCATGATTACAGCCGGGATCGGCTCGATTTTGTATGCATTAGGAAGAGGACGCAGCGTTGAGACGTTAGGTGATCCTTTAAATATAGTGCTGATAGCCGGCGGATTATTAGCAATAGTCGGATTCGTCTTTTACGAAAACCGTCAACGAGATCCATTGCTTAATCTATCTGTGTTTAAAGTTCCAACATACACGTTTTCAATTGTTGTCACTTCCTCAGCATCCATCGGACTATTTTCAGGGATTTTCTTATTGCCATTACTTATCCAAAATGTGTATGGTTTGTCGGAAGTCATGACAGGACTCCTGTTTCTCCCTGCAGCAGTGGCCAGTGGTTTGTTTATGTCTATTGGAGGACGCCTGCTAGATAAGAAAGGTCCAAAATATGTTGTTCCACCAGGACTGGCCATCATGGCTGGAGCTACATTTGGACTAGGAATGCTGCAGCTCTCCACACCGTTTTGGCTGATCCTCGTCCTTAATACAATTCGCGGATTAGGAATGGGGATGGGAAACATGCCTGCCACAACGTCTGGAATGAACGCGATTCCGGAAAGTCTAGTCGCGCAAGGGTCGGCTATGAACAATATCATCAGGCAAATCTCCTCATCGCTCAGCATTGTTTTCTTTTCAATTTACTATGAAGTGAGACGAGCGCAAATTGCAGCAGCTTCCGATGTGGGCATGCAGGCTGCCACGCTGCAGACATTGAATGAAGCGTTCCTCGTCTCGGCTGGCGTACTCACCCTTGCCATTCCTTTTTCGTTTATTTTAAAAGGCGTGCAGAATGATCAACAAACTAAACGAGCTTAATAAAAAAAGAACCGCTTAAAAGAGCAGGGAACTCTGTTAAGCGGTTCTTTTCGTTTTAAGACTTCGAAAGCGTCGTTCTTTTTTCGATCCATTCTCGCCTGAGCATACCGTATATGTACATGTCATAAGCTTCATCGTCACGCAAAATAAACTCCCGCTGAGCTCCTTCATATGTAAAACCTAGATGTTCATACAACCATATAGCCGGCTGATTGTAGGAAAAAACGGTGAGCTGGATACGGTGCAGGTTGATTTCATAAAAAGCGTAATCTAACAATAATGACATAGCCTCTGTTCCATAACCTTTTCCTTGCAGCGAAGGATCTCCAATGGCGATGGTAACCCAGCCATTTCGCTGCGTCCAAAGGATCCCATCAAGTTCAATATACCCTACAAACGTTTTGTCATCACGGATAGAGAATAGAAAATGATTGTCCCGTTCACTAGCATCGTCCCGCCATTTCTTAAGTGAATCGAGTGTGGTTGGTTTAGCGGGTAACGCATCTAATCTTCTTAAGAAGGTAGAGTTGGAATACCACGAAAGCATCGTTTCTAAATCTTCATCCATAAGAGCTTGAAGCTGTACTCGCTTTCCTTTAAGAATCTGGTGCATAACAAGGTCTCCTCCGATAATACTCTAAATTTAAGAATTATTTCTTAGCTTTTTTAATTTTGATATAAGTGATGGTTAAGCGAATCGTGACAGCGAAATTAAAAGTGGCAATGAGGGCGGGCAGTATCGTTCTGAAATTCCATAAACTCTCCTCCGCAGAATGGGCAGCAATATAGGTGAATGCTGCCCCCATTGCAAAGTAAAGCAGGGCCATAAATATAGGTGACATCCTCATACTACATAAGCCCTCCAAACAGAATCGTCTGCAATTGCTCCTGCATACGGCGGATTTCTTCTTCGGAAATAAAGAATTGAGTGAACACAACGAAAGAATTCATCGCCATATGAGCAATAATGGGTGTAATGATGCTCTTCGTTTTGACATACAAGAAGGCAAACACAACGCCCATGGAGAAATAGACAAGCATATGTTTGAAATCGAAGTGGAACGCTCCAAATATGAGCGCAGATACTAGAACAGCTATAAAGAAGTTAGTTCTTTTGTAAATGGAACCAAAGATGACTTTACGAAAGATAATTTCCTCCGTAATAGGTGCAAACACAACCGGCAGAAGAATAAACAATGGGGATTGTCTTGCGATCTCCATTAAGTTCATCGTATTTTCTGAACCAGCTGGAACTCCGAAGACCTCTGTTTCTATCAGCGCAGCTATTCCTTGAGAAAATAAGGCAAGAAATACCCCTAGAATCGACCAAAGTATAATCTTTCCAGGACCTGATCGATCTTCCCGTAAGGAAGCCTGTTTCATATCTTTCTTTAATAAGCCCAGCATGATGATGGTAGCGATCGTGAAGCTGATCACCGACCA encodes the following:
- the thiL gene encoding thiamine-phosphate kinase, whose product is MDEFSFIDSIKPDSYRQSSLIKGIDDDAAVFRQNTRDIVTAVDTMVDGVHFSREAMEPYYIGYRALAANISDLAAMGAEPVFFMVSIVIPSDWEEQELREVYRGMNSLGDEYRMDMIGGDTVSGKEFVISITVFGYVERNKARYRTAALPGDILFVTGTLGDSRAGLECMKKNINNEYLIKRHCEPTPRVTFAEQLSSLKRVALNDVSDGIASEGNEVARASCVDLHITYDSIPYHSSVAELFPDQYQGWFLSGGEDFELLGAVSEHEWLEVQQKAEDINLTVTKIGYVSDATEGKGLVYLTKDGQTERLEKSGYTHLQEGRD
- the tsaE gene encoding tRNA (adenosine(37)-N6)-threonylcarbamoyltransferase complex ATPase subunit type 1 TsaE, yielding MKRYEWTTDSEGETLLFSEELAEHLAPGDVLTLEGDLGAGKTTFTKGLAKGLGVTRTVNSPTFTIIKEYMGRLPLYHMDVYRLEDSDEDLGFEEFFEGDGVTVVEWSQFIKEYLPDERLDITIEYLSETKRRIKLQPYSNHFEEICKEFRK
- the tsaB gene encoding tRNA (adenosine(37)-N6)-threonylcarbamoyltransferase complex dimerization subunit type 1 TsaB, whose amino-acid sequence is MNVLAIDTSNYVMGIAVMKDGVVTGEFVTNIKKNHSLRLMPAIEQLMSETATKPEELDRIAVAHGPGSYTGVRIGLTTAKTMAWSLNIPAVGISSLEAVARQGELFNGYVCPFFDARRGLVYTGLYDGNMELVKDEVNILMEDWLEQLKGIDKPVLFLSQDIQGFKEMIIEVLGEQAVIPGAAFHYARPSLIALAGAEKEPDGIHGLVPNYLRLPEAEAKWLAEQEKK
- the rimI gene encoding ribosomal protein S18-alanine N-acetyltransferase; the encoded protein is MVIIREMKVEDIEQVMIVEHATFAVPWTKDTFMNEVNGENPYAHYLVIEQDGAIFGYCGLWLIIDEAHVTNIAIHPEYRGNKYGEQLFRRSFEEAIEMGAIQLSLEVRVSNTPAQHLYRKFGLVPGGVRKNYYTDNGEDALVMWVGLK
- the tsaD gene encoding tRNA (adenosine(37)-N6)-threonylcarbamoyltransferase complex transferase subunit TsaD, producing MTQDQYVLAIETSCDETAVAIVKNERELVANVVASQIESHKRFGGVVPEIASRHHIEQITLTLETALEEGALKADDMNAIAVTEGPGLVGALLVGVNAAKALAFAKEKPLIGVHHIAGHIYANRLEKEFTFPLLSLVVSGGHTELILMKEHGSFEVIGETRDDAAGEAYDKVARTLKLPYPGGPHIDKLAAEGEEVIDFPRAWLEADSYDFSFSGLKSAVINKLHNAKQKGETLKPEDVAASFQASVVDVLSTKAYRAAKDYGIKQIIVAGGVAANQGLRKALHEKFEGTDTDLLIPPLHLCTDNAAMIAAAGAVAFNQGHRAGYDLNANPALSLERYGQRKDND
- a CDS encoding ABC-F family ATP-binding cassette domain-containing protein; this encodes MILMQLNQLTKRFGAELILSNIKLEVQMNDRIAIVGRNGSGKSTLLKMMAGELSYDSGDIFKPKDVTMEYLAQNTGLDSEESIWNEMEKVFAHLKGIEKELRNMETEMADPDLLDDQEAYQKLLSSYDERQDYFKLAGGYHYEADIKAVLNGLNFHDFDWNTPITSLSGGQKTRLALGKLLLTKPDILILDEPTNHLDIETLSWLEGYLQGYEGAVVIVSHDRYFLDKIVNTVYEIAHQGSKKYHGNYSNYLQKKEADYELELKNFEKQQSEIKRMEEFIQKNIVRATTSKRAQSRRKQLEKMDKLDKPKIDQSSASFSFQVNKKSGNDVLKLNDLSFRYEPDSPLLFDHLSISLQRGDSVALVGPNGVGKTTLLKTIIGELKAGGTMALGTNVQIGYYDQEQTKLNSRKTVLNELWDDYPLKNEKDIRTILGNFLFSGDDVLKPVSALSGGEKARLSLAKLMMQEANFLILDEPTNHLDLDSKEVLESALIDYPGTLLFVSHDRYFINKIATQVVEMHPKETRTFLGDYDYFVQKKQEELELQQLEEAEAANQITENNKEAQTKNSFQQDKANKREERKRQRRIIEIEQQIEEIESKIEEIDSLLCDPEVYQDHEKSLELTESNQSYQQQIETLMEEWEQLHV
- the moaC gene encoding cyclic pyranopterin monophosphate synthase MoaC — its product is MAEFTHFNDQGRARMVDISEKNDTVRTAVAKTSVTVNESIYQKITNQTMAKGDVLAVAQIAGIMAAKKTPDWIPMCHPLSLKGIDVRFDWQVDNGYQLLIEAEVKTKGSTGVEMEALTAASATALTVYDMCKAVDKGMVIGPTFLEEKTGGKSGDYRREDGSGR
- a CDS encoding redox-sensing transcriptional repressor Rex: MDVEHTKIPQATAKRLPLYYRFLNNLHGQGKMRVSSKELSEAVKVDSATIRRDFSYFGALGKKGYGYNVEYLLSFFRKTLDQDETTKVALIGVGNLGTAFLNYNFTKNNNTKIEIAFDANSDRIGEEVGGVPVEHIDNLEQHMKGIDVAILTVPASAAQGIADRLVKAGISGVLNFTPARITVPTSVRVHHIDLAIELQALVYFLKHYPLIEEE
- a CDS encoding MDR family MFS transporter; translated protein: MKKLPHKWLVVVSVLFGTFTVILNNSMLNPTLPRFIEIFNSNAVTVGWILTIFMVSMGMTMPLTGYFGDRFGKKKVYVTGLCIFIVGSLCGVFSQSLGMIIFSRAIQGMAGGLMMPIAMALIFNSFPREERGLAVGVYGVAAMVAPAVGPTVGGLIIQFLDWPWLFVFNIPFGLIGLILSMKFLEPTETNPEKRFDYIGFIMITAGIGSILYALGRGRSVETLGDPLNIVLIAGGLLAIVGFVFYENRQRDPLLNLSVFKVPTYTFSIVVTSSASIGLFSGIFLLPLLIQNVYGLSEVMTGLLFLPAAVASGLFMSIGGRLLDKKGPKYVVPPGLAIMAGATFGLGMLQLSTPFWLILVLNTIRGLGMGMGNMPATTSGMNAIPESLVAQGSAMNNIIRQISSSLSIVFFSIYYEVRRAQIAAASDVGMQAATLQTLNEAFLVSAGVLTLAIPFSFILKGVQNDQQTKRA
- a CDS encoding GNAT family N-acetyltransferase — its product is MHQILKGKRVQLQALMDEDLETMLSWYSNSTFLRRLDALPAKPTTLDSLKKWRDDASERDNHFLFSIRDDKTFVGYIELDGILWTQRNGWVTIAIGDPSLQGKGYGTEAMSLLLDYAFYEINLHRIQLTVFSYNQPAIWLYEHLGFTYEGAQREFILRDDEAYDMYIYGMLRREWIEKRTTLSKS
- a CDS encoding YdiK family protein, translating into MRMSPIFMALLYFAMGAAFTYIAAHSAEESLWNFRTILPALIATFNFAVTIRLTITYIKIKKAKK